In Camelus dromedarius isolate mCamDro1 chromosome 7, mCamDro1.pat, whole genome shotgun sequence, the sequence AAGTGAGAAGAATATTTCCATGTATCTTATGACTCCTCTGAGCACAgagaccatttttttttcaaacccaAAAAGTAGGACACATGATTTGACAAGCAGTGGCATATTTAGGGAAGACAGGAGTGGCTATTTAAAATCAGAACTTCTGAAAATCTGAGAGGCGTGGCCACTAGTAAAATTAGTGAAAGTGGGCTAATCGAGGAATAAGGGTCATTAGCATTAATTTGTTGTAGCTGGTACTGGCGTGCTTAACAAAGCTCGTTCTACCATAGACCAGACAAAAACAGTGCTTTGCTCACGGATATGGTGATTTTAGGAAGGCACAGTCCCTCCAGCCCGAAGGATGACAGCAGTGATGGAGACAAAACTGAGGTTCTCTGTCCACGCTTGGGGCTTTTAGACGCCCCTCCAGCGAAAGGGTACATTGCTGCATCAGAGTACATATACAGAGAAGGAAGCTGGTCAGGACCCAGTGAGGTCTTTAAAACGTGGCCTGGATATGTGCAGAGCTGGTCAAAAAAAAGGATGGAGGCTTGAGCTGTCAGGAGACAGAGAGGCCGGGTGAGCCCAGCAGGAGCTGTGACTACCACGGGCTGCAGACTTGACTTTCTCCTGACATCGCCTCTGCAGACTTTCGGGTCAAGACGTGCAGCTCGCCTGCACACCCTTCCCTTTTGCCCTGTTACCCAGCTTCACAGAGACTGGGCCAGCCTGCCCGATCGTACCTGGAACTGGCTTTTAGCCTAATCCTTTGTAATGTGTACTAATGACCAAAGCAACGGGGACAGTTTTGCACACCTGGGGCCACATACCCTAGATTTTTCAGGAGAGAGCCAATTTCAACCAGCCTCAGCTGATACTGCACCACAATTCAAAACAAGACTTTATAGTACAAGTCAGTAAACGTGGGTTGACTGCAACCTGGACCACTGGACCTAGTGTTCCTTGAGGGCCGAGTCTCACTTATCTTTGTAAGCCAACGCCTCGCCAGGGTATGGAAGCCTTGGTGTGGGTTTTAAACACAGGTTCTGAATGACTAAATGAAGTTTCAGTTAGTGTGAACCACAAAGATAGATGCGGACCCTATTAGATGCACCTGGAAAGTGAATCTCTGTGTTAAGTATGCATGAAATTTCATGttttgattaattttgaaaaagtacaatattttattttattattcttttcaggtttcctttttttcccccagtcaaatttggtatttttaaaagttgtattgtGGTTCAAGTTAGGGAGAAGGCAAAAAGGCtttctacttaaaattaaaaatagtaaatcttCAAAAAATCTGTAGCCACTTTGTAATGGGAATCTTTCCAAAGACCTTCATTCCACTGTACTTTGCCCTCTTACATGGTATACTTTGAACATTATTtgatcccttttttttttttgataactcaAGATCACTGTTAAGGGCATTCATTTCTATACTTTGCTGCAAAATGGTGATGAGCTCAGGGCATACtgtatttcaaactttttgacCCTGATCCACCTTAAGAAATGAATTTTATCTGGCTACAACCTAGTATGCACATATGTATGAGACAAAAATTCCAAAGGGTAAGATTAGCCTTTACTAAGTGACAAACACTCAGATATTTTCTATTCCATTATTGAAAGTGTTGGTCAGGGCTCACTAAACTGCCCCCCATCATAAGTGGTGTACAGACACTGAGAAAGTGTGCAGGACTATAAAAGGCCCTCAGTGTCCCCACTTTCTgccttttactttttcccttgcGTCAATGACCTGCCTCCATAGTCCTCCTCAGAGTTCCAATTAGCCAAACCTGGAAATTGGACCATCCAGCTGGCCAGTTCTTACGTCTAAACTACGGGTAAAGTGCTGCTCCATCAAACCCCAAAGGGTGCCCCGTGGATGCCCTGAGGGGCTGGGTGTTCTTCTGTGCTCAGAGCTGCTGGCACAGTTTGTGACACTGGGGTGTTACTAGACGTACCACATGTAAACCGCGAGTGTTTCTTCTTTGAAAGGAGTATTCCGATGACTGGGCCTCAGGCTGGAAGGGCTCTTGAATGACACTGTGGCTTCTGGCAGCAATGTAGCTTCGTGAATGACCAGCTCTGGGCTCCAGTGTACGAGGAAGTATTACCTAAAGTAACTGAGCCTACTTCAGGCAGTTCGTAACAGCGCAGTATCTCACTCTCCACCCCGAGCTGCCCTTTGCCCTGTAATTACAGCTCCTTTTCGTCTACACCTCAACTCTCAGGAGTCTTCCCACCtaaatgcaaagaagaaaaactaacaCATATATGAAACTTCTCCTGGTGGAATTTTGAAAAGTGTGTcgtgtatgcatgtgtgttgtGGGGACGGTTGGGGTAGAAATTgtatactgattttaaaaaaattacagcaaaGGGGGTAGATACTGTGCCCCTAAAGACacttagataacaagcaatcagGCCCTGGTTAAATAAACCATTCGCACATCTACTCAACGGAATGCTGGGAAGCTATAAAAATGACAATGTAGATCATATTTACTGAAATGTGTCCACAAGAATTgtagttgaaaaaaaaagcagatttcaAGGCAACGTTTATAAGAGGattccatgtttatttttttaaatataaaatatatgcatatgaaTACACAGGTACAACACATagacaaacacatacacatagaaaaaagattggaaagttttacactgaaatatttactttcttttatttcctgaaatgTTGGCAGTTTTTACAGTGCATTacttttacaaggaaaaaaatcaattttcactTTGAAGAAGTACAATTCTCCATTATTATGCAAAACAGTACTTCTGTTTGGGGCACCCCCACTGCATCCTCACCTGTGTATTTGACTGTTCCCATGGGAACACTTGCTACATCTATGCCTCCACCAGGCAGCACACTCATGCTGAGCTGTCACACTCAGCCCTCACTAGTTACGACGTCTTCTCAAACTTTTAAAAGAGTTCTACTTATATAAAGAAGGACATGTTGAATCTTTACTGAAAATTTTTCACATGAATGAATTTTAGGGCAAAGAAAGGgcttatggttttatttttaagggtCATGTTCTCTTCTCTGATGGAATTAAAGGGAAATGTAAATCCCCAAGCAGGTGGCCTCTGCTAGTTACCCCCCTCCCAGAAGCAGGCTACAGGCCTCTCCATTCTCCAGAAAGACAAGGTTAAGAGCTGATGCCGTCTAGATTCTGAAGCTGGTTTTCCTCCAAGCCAGAGTCAGTTCAAAGCATAAACTGATGTTGGGTGTAAGGACAGGAATAATCCCTAACTTGTGTTAGTGCTGCTCTCTGTGCAAAGTGTATTCACATCCAAGGGATATCACTCCCAAAAATGACTAGGGAGGGAGGGTGAGCAAATGTATTATTCTCAgttcacaaatgaggaaaataagaTTTATCAAGAGGAGGCAATTTGCCCAAGACCACCCTACTGGGAACTGGTAgagacaggattcaaacccagttttCCTGGGCTCGTTCTCTGTGTTCTGTGCTGCGGCACAATATCTATAAACAGAGTAACCATGCGCTTTATTACCCTAACTGGACATCTCTGAAAGTAAAAACGGGTGCTAAATGTATGGGCCCCAGGGTATCAGGTATAAATTGTGACtctcccaggcaaaccaggattTATGGTCACTTTACTTGTAATCTAGCCCTCTCCCTTGCTGCTCGCCGCATCATACCTTTTgaacaggagagagaaatggaatGTGGTTACATGTCTAATTTACTTTAAAGCACTTgagtatgtaaataaataaatacaagaggaaaaaaaggacttGAATGTAGCTGACGTTTTATTGTGTCTGAACCAGTAAGTCTAAGCTTTACCTCCAGGGGTGATCAGCTCACATGCTATGATGAATACAGAGTCTAGATCGGGCAACTGGTATTAATCTGAGGGGGTCACACTGCAATACTGGCTGCTTTAAGTCCTCTAGCTATCTGTATTTGGATAAAAATTCTGAACACCAAAAAATGGGCTTTTACTGGTGAAACCTGTGACTTATAATGAATGCAAGAAATAGGTCCTTATATTTGCACCCAACCTCCATCCTGTATTTCAGccattacaataaaaaaaaaaaaaagcaaaaaagaaataggtCCTTATTGGTGAAATTAAAGTTATCCCAGGTATGCAGCCTGGCGAAAAACCTATAGCAACATCCCCACTCTTGTATAAACAGGGTACCTGGGGGTGCCCTGTGTGCAGCCGTCACATTAGGAGGGTTGATGAGAGCATGGTGCTAATTTGGGGAAATAGAGCCCTGTCTCTGGAATATTCCTGCAGCTGCCTTGAGTGAACCTTTCCTATTGAGGTATGGTTGGAACAACTCTATGGAGAGTGGGCTGGGACTTCACCCAGTCAACCAAATAGGTTGAATGAACTTGATAAATGTTCGGCAGAATTCAGTCTAACACTCGCATTCATTAACACCTGGTGGCGAGGTTGTGGGGGAGAAGCTAAGCCTCACCACCTCGACCTTCTACAAACTTCTATAGTGGCAACTGTTTTCTACCAAAAAAGAACCTAAGAGTTCTGTGTGGCCAAACCAGCTTAGGCCAGTCCACAACAAACATGCCCCTAGGGGAGGCTGAAATGGGTAGACTTCAGCACGGGATCCTCCGGCACTGATTCCGCTTCACCAGGTTATGAGCTTCCTGAAAGCAAAGACCAGGTCTGTCTTGTTCAGTATTCTAGTCTCCAAGCCTCACGCAGTGCCTGCCCATAGACCATGTGTGATGAGTATTTTTGTCCggtgaataaataagtgaataggAATTCCGTTATTTCTAGAGTCTATTTCCTTAACTGTAATCTGTGGTCTTTACTCCACTAGTCATAACTGATCCTCACAGACCATACTCTATTGCTTGCCCTGTGTTaagtcagtatttatttttttaaagataatttttattattatttttattttggggggaggtaattaggtttttttttttttttttagcaaaggtactgggggttgaacccagggccttgtgtatgctagaaatgcactctaccactaagctataccctctgcATTCTAAGCCAGtactttaaaaagcaacaaattaACTGGTAGTAAAAACCACTGGGATTACATTGTTTAATTCTCATAGAAATGTGATGAGATTGGTATTATCATCCCCAtgttcagatgaggaaatcaaagtccAGAGAGGTTAAAACTTATATTAGTAAAGTCAGAAcctgaactcaggtctgtctgactcagAGCCCAAGGATGTGCTGCTACCCAGAGTCAGTCATCACTCGGTTTTGCAGGaattgtgggggtttttttcttctgtctttcttttcctgttttaccCTACTTACTTGATGTCACGCTATTGAACACACATCTTTTTGGCACTTCATCTttttttatcaaaagtttttttgtgggggtgggggaagctgaATGGATGTTGGAACACATGAACCAgattttcagttcttctgcttttaattattttgattgaCATGTGGCACTGAGGGATGTCTAATGGCCTCTCGTGTCTTTGAGCTGCGGGAGAATCAGTCCCTAGGAACCTGTCGCTGCTCTCCTGGTCTCTAGGGGCCCAGGTGCCGGACTCATTGGCTCCCCTTCCCCAGATCCCCTCCCCTGCCACACTGGACGACTGAGAGCCTTTGTGTCATGCCTCTGTGACTTGGTGCACAGTGTTCTCTCCCTGGAATGCTTGTCCACCCTTTCGTTCTTCACCTTGGCTAACTcgtcattattttttaagaccCATTTCAAACATGACCACGTCTGAGATCCCTAGGCACCCCCGGTCACCCTGCACCTCTGCCAGGTCTCATGTGAGTCCCTGCTCAGTGCTCCCAGGGCACATTGCCCATACCTTAGCACCTGCACGTGGCTCTGTAACCTCTGAAGgacctgcctccctcttccactgtGCCAGAAAAAGCCGAAGTCAGGGACCTTGACTTAGTACTGGtgcacagcaggcactcaaaGCGTGTCAGataatgaatggataaatcagGAAATAATTAGCCAACCTACAGTAAAGCATGAGAAAACGCAGCTATCAGCGGGGCCAGCAATTTCCAGCGGTCTGAGGGCTAGCTACCCTTAATTACTTGCCTTAGCCAGTGagctcaaaaataattttttaagcctAAGGGAAtgatagtgggtttttttttttcctgatagtgGGTTTTCATGAGAGGCAACAGACTGTTTAATTCTGAGCATTCTGCTCCTTTGCCTGTTATAGGAAAAAAACTTCTGGAGAGATTTCCCCAGTGCAGCCAGGTCCCACTCCCTGACACTGGGCCAGCCATGGCCTCTCCTCGGGGCCTTGGGGTGGTCCGATAGCACCCACATGACAGCCTGTGCTGGCAGCTCACTGAGATCTCACCGACTCCGGGTGCTCACTGAAGCCAGAAGTTAGCAGGTCCCAGATACGGATCAACACGTGACCCGAGCAGGGCCCCAGCTTGAGCCAACCGTGGGACTTCGGCCTAATGAAATAAGCAATTCCCAGCATAGTCTGACCCTTCAGAATGTCATGCTTTCTAACCACACTGtgtagataaaaataatttagtgatTTCCTCCCACTGAACTCTTGGGAACAACCCAAGAAATCTGCAGTGTGGTTGTTCTGATGCTACTGTACAATTGCAAATATTTAGGCATTTCTGAGTTCTTATCAGTGTTTATCAGCAGGGATGCACGTGGTATTTTTGGTGGGGTAATTCTTCCCTGAGTGGAACCATCCCATGCATTGCAGAGGGTTTAGTGCTTCTGATCCAATCAATGCTGAAACAGCCTCAAAATGCACATTTCCAAACAATTCTAGGGGTGAGAGTTGTGAGTACTGGGATTCCTGCTTTGACTCATTTTGCAGCAGGAGAATCTTAAAGAGGCCACCCAAACCAGGGGGGATTGGGGGCTAGGCCCAGGGAGTCAGGGAGAGCACCTGAGGCCAAGGGATACCCCAACCAAGATCTGTCTGTGGGAGAAAGCGGAGGTCCTGAGAGGAGGATGACTGGGTTCCTTGAATGAAGAAGTCAGGGCAGCAAGGGAGCTGGCCTCACAGGACCAACAGATTGGAGCTTGAGCAGAGCTCAAAATGGTGCAAAATGGATGAGCAGCGGGTGGCGAAAAGCCAAGGCACCGGCTCTGAACTCCAGCTGCActcatcctcctcttcccagccTACGGGGTATAGGTAACAGAGGGACCAGGAAGGTCACCGATTCTGGCCAGCTCGCAGGGTTTGAAGCTTCCACATACCGACTAGCTCTCCTCCCTTGCCTGGTCTTCATGGAGCCACGGTAGCACAACCACCACTCTGTCACTGCCACCAACACTAGTGTGATCACATCCTACAAATGGGACTTACTTACTTCCCAGTCCCTCAAAGTAACCTTCAAGGGCATCTCAATCAACAACAAAGAGGGAGAGGCTCTAAAACCAGCCAGGAAGCAAACCCCACCAGGGTGCTGGGTAGAGGTGCTGTGGGCACAGGACTCATCGCTAATCACCTGGATTTAATGGCTAGTCACTCAATAGCCCCAGGAGGACTGCAACGGTCAACATTGCCATGAAGCTACTATTCCTTTGTCTCATCTTTCTcacttgttttaaatttattctatttTGCTCTGTTGTTTGCAACCTTACAAATGGCCCTAAATCCTTTTGCAACAAGGcagggtataaataaataaagtgaagaaataaaatgcaggGCTGCATTGTCAGCACTGCCAGACTGGGCATGGAGTGTTTTGGCTCTGATCTAGGAGGGAAGAGGTGCTCTGTAGAAATGGgcaggtgagggggtggggggaactccATGGTGGGTCAGTGTGTTATGGAGAGCGGAGGAGCCTGCCCTGTCTCTGCATCAAGGACTCACAGGGCCACATGCAAGTTACAACCATCTCGGCCTCAGTgtccttgtctttaaaatgaaggaTTTGATGGGATGATTTCAAAGGTCCTTTATGTCCAAGCACTGGGACTCTAAGTGGCACCCACACTTGGTTCTTGTTCCTCTTCTCCTCTGTTCTTTCCTGACACTGACTCTTCTCCAAGTGGAGTGGGCCAGTCAAGGCTCCTTCCAGAAAAGTTTCTCTGTGTGTGGTGATAACCGTAAGTTGTACTGGTCACCTGAAGAGATAACTGGTCACTCCAAAGAGATTGAATGCCCCGTTAAAAGAAACTGAGGCGTTACTCATTTGAGGGTGCTGGGAAGCCAGGCTTTCACTGAATAATTTAATGACCAATTTTCCcattataaaaatgagatgaaaatatGGCTTTTCTCTCCATCCACTGATCAGGTTGTAGGTTCCCTCCTTTTAAGTAAGTTCTGTTATGGAAGGTAACACCACATCTGTCTGGACAGTATCTATGGCTGCTACACcaataactattttattttttgttgttgagggaaggtaattaggtttgtattcatttatttatctttaatggaggtactggggattgaacccaggacattgtgcatgctaagcacacactctaccactaagctatacctttccccctaCACCAATCATTATTAATAATCAAAAGAATATTATGAGGCATATGCTCAGGAAATGGAAAGCATTGCTAatgttcttggatttttttttttttaatggaagtactggagattgaacacaggaccctgtgcatgctaggcatgcactctaccactgagctataccctcccccttggacattctttttttttttttttttgtttcatggcTTTATTAACAAAAATACAACGTGCACGAGCTGTCTATTCATTTTCTTCGCTGTGCAGCCTGGTGTTGGGACTGGTGACTCTGATGGCCAGCTGGGCTGCTCTTTCCACAATGGCTTTGCGGTTCTTGGAGGAGACATTGTGAGCAATCTCAGCACAGTAAGATTTGTTGCACATCAGCAGCACTTCGAGCTCCTTGACATTGTGGATCAGGAACTTGCAGAAGCCACTGGGCAGTGtgtgctttgttttcttgttgctcCCATAGCCGATGCTGGGCATCAGGATCTGGCCCTGGGACCTCCTGCGCACCGTTGTCAATGCCTCTGGGTTTCTGCCAGTTCCACTTAATTTTGGCATATTGGTCTGACTGGTGCCGGATGAACTTCTTGGTCCTCTTTTTGACGAACTTGGGCTTCATGAAGGGTCTGAGGGCGGCCATGATGCCGACTAGGAGATGGCTGCCACCTCCGTAGGTAGCGCCGAGGAAGAGAGCTGGACATTCTTCCATTTAAGACTTCAGCCTTGTATTGGTGTACCTAGTCTCATGAACCCATCGTCACCATCTTTACTTGTACACAGAATGGCTTAGAGTATCTGTCGCTTTTAGGAAACCCAGCTGAAAGTGTCGGGGAAGAGCGCCCTACAGCAGTGCTTCTCAAGCATTATGTGCTCATCGGCTTCCTAGGGGTCTggttaaaaggcagattctgattCCGTAGGTCAGTGTATTAatcatgcctttttatttttctgtatttctgatgctCTGACATCTTAGGGCCTTGCTGATCCCGGGCTGGCCAATTTCTAAAGCTAGGAAAGGATTCATC encodes:
- the LOC105093027 gene encoding LOW QUALITY PROTEIN: large ribosomal subunit protein eL32-like (The sequence of the model RefSeq protein was modified relative to this genomic sequence to represent the inferred CDS: inserted 2 bases in 1 codon), with amino-acid sequence MEECPALFLGATYGGGSHLLVGIMAALRPFMKPKFVKKRTKKFIRHQSDQYAKIKWNWQKPRGIDNXVRRRSQGQILMPSIGYGSNKKTKHTLPSGFCKFLIHNVKELEVLLMCNKSYCAEIAHNVSSKNRKAIVERAAQLAIRVTSPNTRLHSEENE